In one window of Flavobacterium ginsengisoli DNA:
- a CDS encoding beta strand repeat-containing protein translates to MGGSIGGGATAGKWSGGAGTWSNDTDPSGATYTAGASESGNITLTLTTSGGSCNVATASKIITVNAKPTANVGTAVAAICQGATSAAMGGSIGGGATGGTWSGGSGTWNNATSPSGATYTAGASESGNITLTLTATGVSCSPAIVTKTITVNPKPTVANAGADQYGNGAFTLAANVPTAGTGTWSIASGPSTALTQFSNVNVANATFTPLGAGVYTLNWTITTASCGSSTDDVVLSNCVGNLVQNGDFSNGANNWSKATTKGTKVEVLKENVYFPNGNSENYTAELDVEASLGQTVSVIPNVPYTLSFIYARRPGSSPTVAVDVKIIDGSNTITRNYTTSDTTNSSVFQTIQFTPSTSSIWIEFYNSLETTTLGSIVDNIVLLPTSQVNPVATTTPKGKFKTVDACNGASVQLDVENVPASGVSYSWTTTSTGVTFSQNDIKNPKITVTGTGIKNATVVVTTAGGCSSVSSTTYVNVLALPVAGLVSNDADNTFCEGTSVTFTASGGTSYAFKVGSTTVQSGASDTYTTTALTNGQTVTVDVTNASGCTSTSAGITNTVTPNNTITLTSAAGTDSQTVCANTAITNITYSTNGATGVNFGILPAGISGIWSGNVATISGTPTVNSTNSYNYTITLTGGCGTITATGTINVDSLPVGGSIAGGTTVCSGTGDTVLTLSGNSGIVAHWESSLDNFATAGTVINNTSTTLTVSNLTATTSYRAVITNGVCASINSATATITVKPLPTTPTITKNNNVSCGGFGIITLTDLPADWTINQTGLTTGSRSFSGTDSSVPIQNLTIDTYSFTVKDNATGCTSNAATVSITDESSITEWTDSGWSNGEPDGSKSVVIKSVAVDQPFKSNKPNVVACSLIIDVPTTGPDVEIPSNVTLRITNIVKSNGKLVFKSGSSLVQKNNVQNEGDIVYIRATDVRRFDLTYWSSPIKSTKPEGFRMQDLSPTTYFDKFLYWSSEYKWATNLYGTLPMEVGKGYSIRGPQEFDNVDGGTFEGKFIGVPNNGNIDVTGVAVDKYFFLGNPYPSPIDVEKLWDANPDVLGPLYFWIHALLPQKAPGDNTARYSSNDYIICTAAGSTDINGETAPKSFDGFIAAGQGFFAKPKTTVIHFNNDMREGATENTNFFKTAKSASIERNRIWLNIRNTEGAFKQILVGYIQGATNSVDFNYDACNAWS, encoded by the coding sequence ATGGGTGGATCAATTGGTGGCGGAGCTACAGCAGGAAAATGGTCTGGCGGTGCAGGAACTTGGTCAAATGATACAGATCCTTCAGGCGCAACATATACGGCTGGTGCATCAGAATCAGGAAACATTACTTTGACATTGACTACCTCAGGTGGCTCATGCAATGTAGCAACAGCTAGCAAAATAATCACCGTTAATGCAAAACCGACAGCTAATGTGGGAACGGCTGTGGCGGCAATCTGCCAAGGAGCTACATCAGCTGCCATGGGCGGATCAATTGGTGGCGGAGCTACAGGCGGTACTTGGAGTGGCGGATCAGGAACTTGGAATAATGCTACGAGTCCTTCAGGTGCAACATATACTGCTGGCGCATCAGAATCAGGAAATATTACATTAACACTGACGGCTACCGGAGTTTCATGTAGCCCTGCAATAGTTACCAAAACAATCACAGTAAACCCAAAACCAACAGTAGCCAATGCGGGTGCTGATCAATATGGCAATGGAGCATTTACGTTAGCAGCCAATGTACCTACAGCTGGTACAGGTACATGGAGTATAGCGAGTGGTCCAAGTACAGCTCTAACTCAGTTTAGTAATGTTAATGTCGCTAACGCTACATTTACTCCTCTTGGAGCAGGAGTATATACATTAAATTGGACAATAACTACTGCTAGTTGTGGTTCATCTACAGATGATGTAGTTCTTTCGAATTGTGTAGGTAATTTAGTTCAAAACGGAGATTTTAGTAATGGTGCAAATAATTGGTCAAAAGCTACTACGAAAGGAACGAAGGTTGAAGTTTTAAAAGAAAATGTCTATTTTCCAAACGGCAATAGTGAAAATTATACTGCAGAATTAGATGTAGAAGCATCATTAGGACAAACGGTATCAGTTATTCCTAACGTTCCTTATACTTTAAGTTTTATTTACGCTCGTAGACCGGGATCTTCTCCTACTGTTGCGGTTGATGTCAAAATAATTGACGGATCAAATACAATAACAAGAAATTATACAACTAGTGATACAACTAATAGTTCTGTGTTTCAGACTATTCAATTTACACCATCAACTTCTTCTATATGGATTGAATTTTACAACTCACTTGAAACTACTACACTTGGTTCTATTGTAGACAACATTGTTTTACTTCCTACTTCTCAAGTGAACCCTGTGGCGACAACAACACCTAAAGGGAAATTTAAAACTGTAGATGCTTGTAATGGTGCAAGTGTTCAGTTAGATGTTGAAAATGTCCCTGCTTCAGGTGTATCATATTCTTGGACAACTACATCGACGGGGGTGACCTTTTCGCAAAATGATATAAAAAATCCTAAAATAACGGTTACAGGAACAGGAATTAAGAACGCGACGGTTGTTGTAACTACTGCAGGAGGTTGTTCTTCTGTTTCTTCTACTACTTATGTTAATGTATTGGCTTTACCAGTAGCAGGCTTAGTCAGCAATGACGCAGATAATACTTTTTGTGAAGGAACATCAGTGACTTTTACTGCATCAGGTGGAACGAGTTATGCATTTAAAGTTGGTTCTACTACAGTTCAATCGGGAGCTAGTGACACTTATACAACAACAGCTTTAACAAATGGACAGACTGTAACTGTAGATGTTACAAATGCATCAGGCTGTACATCAACTAGTGCAGGAATTACTAATACTGTAACTCCAAACAATACCATAACCCTAACTTCAGCTGCAGGAACAGACTCACAGACCGTATGTGCTAATACAGCAATTACAAATATTACGTACTCTACTAATGGAGCGACAGGAGTAAATTTTGGAATCCTTCCTGCTGGAATTTCAGGAATCTGGTCAGGAAATGTTGCAACAATAAGCGGAACTCCAACAGTAAATTCTACAAATTCTTATAATTATACGATTACTTTAACTGGCGGTTGCGGAACTATTACTGCAACAGGAACTATTAATGTAGATTCTTTGCCAGTAGGAGGAAGTATTGCAGGTGGTACGACAGTTTGTTCAGGTACAGGCGATACTGTATTAACATTAAGCGGTAATTCAGGAATCGTTGCACATTGGGAATCTTCATTGGATAATTTCGCAACGGCAGGTACAGTTATAAATAATACGAGTACAACACTTACAGTTTCTAATTTGACAGCAACTACATCTTACCGAGCTGTTATAACAAACGGTGTTTGTGCTTCTATTAATAGTGCTACTGCAACAATAACAGTAAAACCACTTCCAACAACCCCAACAATTACAAAAAACAACAACGTATCTTGTGGCGGTTTCGGAATTATAACATTAACTGATTTACCAGCAGATTGGACAATTAATCAAACAGGATTAACTACTGGATCAAGAAGTTTTTCTGGAACAGATTCTTCTGTACCTATCCAAAATCTAACAATAGATACATATAGTTTTACCGTTAAAGATAATGCTACAGGTTGTACGTCAAACGCTGCAACGGTTAGCATAACAGACGAAAGTTCTATTACAGAATGGACAGATTCAGGATGGAGTAATGGTGAACCCGATGGAAGCAAAAGTGTTGTAATTAAATCTGTGGCAGTAGATCAACCTTTTAAAAGCAATAAACCAAATGTAGTGGCATGTTCTTTAATTATTGATGTTCCAACTACAGGACCAGATGTAGAAATCCCGTCTAATGTTACTTTAAGAATTACAAACATTGTAAAAAGTAATGGAAAATTAGTATTTAAAAGTGGTTCTAGTTTAGTACAAAAGAATAACGTCCAAAATGAGGGTGATATCGTTTATATTAGAGCAACCGACGTACGCCGTTTTGATCTAACTTATTGGTCAAGTCCAATTAAATCAACAAAACCAGAAGGTTTTAGAATGCAAGACTTGTCACCGACTACCTATTTCGATAAATTTTTATACTGGTCTTCTGAGTATAAATGGGCAACTAATTTGTATGGAACATTGCCAATGGAAGTAGGAAAAGGATACAGCATTCGAGGACCTCAAGAATTTGATAATGTTGATGGAGGTACCTTTGAAGGAAAATTTATTGGAGTTCCAAATAACGGTAATATAGACGTAACAGGTGTAGCTGTAGATAAATACTTTTTCTTAGGAAATCCTTATCCATCACCGATAGATGTAGAGAAATTGTGGGATGCTAATCCTGATGTTCTGGGCCCACTTTATTTCTGGATACATGCTTTACTTCCGCAGAAAGCTCCTGGAGACAATACCGCTCGTTACAGTAGTAATGATTATATAATTTGTACGGCTGCTGGAAGTACAGATATTAATGGAGAAACAGCACCTAAATCATTTGATGGATTTATTGCCGCAGGTCAGGGATTTTTTGCTAAACCAAAAACGACAGTAATACATTTTAATAATGATATGCGTGAAGGAGCAACAGAAAATACTAATTTCTTTAAAACAGCTAAAAGTGCTAGTATTGAAAGAAATCGTATTTGGCTGAACATTAGAAATACTGAAGGTGCCTTCAAACAAATATTAGTAGGTTATATTCAAGGTGCTACTAATTCCGTAGATTTTAATTATGATGCTTGCAACGCTTGGAGCTAA
- a CDS encoding T9SS sorting signal type C domain-containing protein: protein MMLATLGANSFIDFYSINETKKLTIQGRALPFDDTDVVPLGYKSTIDSDFTIAIDHADGFFDKQEVYLEDKITGKIINLRNENYTFSTLAGTFADRFVLRYTNKTLGTGDFENIEDSVLISVKNKVVSITSSKETIKDVNIFNVGAQLMYSKNKVNSSELQINNLHSSDQVLLVKVTLENGSTVSKKVVFSNLP from the coding sequence ATGATGCTTGCAACGCTTGGAGCTAATTCATTTATCGACTTTTATAGTATAAACGAAACAAAGAAATTAACCATTCAAGGGCGTGCTTTACCGTTTGACGATACAGATGTTGTTCCGTTGGGTTATAAAAGTACTATAGATAGCGATTTTACTATAGCAATAGATCATGCTGATGGATTCTTTGATAAACAAGAGGTTTATTTAGAAGATAAAATTACAGGGAAAATAATCAATTTACGAAATGAGAATTATACGTTCTCTACATTAGCAGGAACTTTTGCAGATCGTTTTGTTCTTCGTTATACCAATAAAACATTAGGTACTGGTGATTTTGAAAATATTGAAGATAGCGTCTTAATTTCAGTGAAAAATAAAGTAGTAAGTATTACTTCTTCTAAAGAAACAATTAAAGACGTAAATATTTTCAATGTTGGAGCTCAGTTAATGTATAGTAAAAACAAAGTAAATTCGTCAGAATTACAAATTAATAATTTGCATTCTAGCGATCAGGTTTTATTAGTTAAAGTAACTTTAGAAAACGGTTCTACAGTTTCTAAAAAAGTTGTTTTTTCTAATTTACCATAA
- a CDS encoding calcium-binding protein yields the protein MIKNIFYLLIIISISLRTVSAQQGKIDHSFNILDDGQNGDGFDSTVRTLLMQKDGTLLVGGDFLRLNGTAVSYLTRLNTDGSIDESFNTGTGFNGKIYSSCLQSDGKIIIGGNFTSYNGISAGRIIRLNQDGSYDPTFNTTIGATSGIVYDIALQSDGKIIIVGSFTNYNSSKINRVARLSPNGSLDSTFLIGSGSLLNVTQVKILADEKILLTGNFTIFNTISANRIIRLNANGTFDSSFNCGGGFDNDVNAIALQPDGKIVLGGNFTSFNNITANRIIRLNEDGTRDESFVSGSGFSKEAVETIKINKNGEIMVGGSFTGFYNTNEVVRLILLEPDGSIKPNFDIGSGPATASVLALEFDEEGAWFVGGSFSVFNGLNQGRLVKISNEGEHDISYLASGIGFDNSVFSILPLPNRKTIIGGNFKKFNGNVASKITCLLENGTTDPTFNATNSGSNNAVKATILQLDGKIILGGNFTKYNDFTNNRIVRIFPNGDIDNSFNSGDGFNGQVSALAIQSDQKIIVAGTFTKYNGSSVNASRIVRILPNGARDPDFNIGLGADSFIESLVVQKDGKVLVGGRFKTFNNIPFAGLVRLNQDGSIDESFNIGVGFDKYVFAIALQSNQKIIVGGSFLTFNEVSQKRIVRLNKDGSFDDTFDSGSGFNKGDVRAILVQPDDRIWVGGTFSGTYNAISSSRLIRLSSSGIFDNSFVAPLNNTLYAMNFNEDYKLIIGGNFNSVSGKSKHRIARLKFCINTTTWNGTSWSNGFPSAGKEVYFKENFQNLTTTNICGCNIDSGKTVTLLENNTLGIEFAYTGQGILVLENAASLYQDDDDIVNTGIVHAKRKTKPVIRFDLTYWSSPVANMKLCDFSPETYFDKYLWFDPILGWKTNLYGTFTMDPGHGYSVRAPQSFSNSERGIFEGVFKGIPNNGKIKVEFIAPERYYFVGNPYPCAINADDFLRGNAPKTKGTLYFWTHNTPPRITIPGTNTARYSNDDYAVYNLLGGVGTSSALNSE from the coding sequence TTGATTAAAAATATATTTTATTTACTAATCATAATTTCAATATCACTTCGTACGGTTTCTGCTCAGCAAGGCAAAATTGACCACTCTTTTAACATTCTTGATGATGGACAAAATGGTGATGGGTTTGATAGTACTGTTCGAACTCTTCTCATGCAAAAGGATGGAACTTTACTTGTTGGTGGCGATTTTTTGCGATTGAATGGAACAGCTGTTTCTTACCTCACCCGCTTAAATACAGATGGATCCATAGACGAAAGTTTCAATACGGGAACGGGTTTTAATGGTAAAATCTATTCTTCTTGTTTACAATCAGATGGAAAAATTATAATTGGAGGAAACTTTACAAGCTATAACGGAATTAGTGCAGGAAGAATAATCCGTTTGAATCAAGATGGTTCTTATGATCCTACTTTTAATACAACAATTGGAGCAACTTCAGGAATTGTCTATGATATTGCCTTACAGTCTGACGGGAAAATAATTATTGTAGGCAGTTTTACCAACTATAATAGTAGTAAGATAAACAGGGTTGCACGCTTGTCGCCAAATGGATCGCTAGATTCTACATTTCTTATTGGTTCGGGATCTTTATTAAATGTTACACAAGTAAAAATTTTAGCAGACGAGAAAATACTTCTAACCGGTAATTTCACCATATTTAATACTATTTCAGCTAATCGTATTATTAGACTCAATGCTAATGGGACTTTTGATTCTAGTTTTAATTGTGGAGGAGGCTTTGACAATGATGTTAATGCCATTGCTTTGCAACCTGATGGTAAAATAGTTTTAGGAGGAAATTTTACTTCTTTTAATAATATTACCGCTAATAGGATCATCCGTTTGAATGAAGACGGAACTAGAGATGAAAGTTTCGTAAGTGGTTCTGGTTTTAGTAAAGAAGCAGTTGAAACAATCAAGATTAATAAGAATGGAGAAATAATGGTTGGGGGTTCCTTTACGGGATTTTACAATACCAACGAAGTGGTGAGACTAATTTTATTAGAACCCGATGGAAGCATAAAACCTAATTTTGATATCGGTTCTGGGCCAGCAACAGCTTCAGTACTCGCTTTAGAATTTGATGAAGAGGGGGCTTGGTTTGTCGGTGGTTCTTTCAGTGTTTTTAATGGTCTAAATCAAGGAAGATTAGTAAAAATCAGTAACGAAGGAGAACATGATATTTCATACTTGGCTTCAGGTATTGGTTTTGACAATTCTGTTTTTAGCATTTTGCCTCTTCCAAATAGAAAAACTATAATTGGCGGAAACTTCAAAAAGTTTAATGGAAATGTTGCTTCAAAAATTACTTGTTTATTAGAAAATGGCACAACCGATCCTACTTTTAACGCCACGAATTCAGGAAGTAATAATGCAGTAAAAGCTACCATATTGCAATTGGATGGAAAGATAATTTTGGGTGGTAATTTTACAAAATACAATGACTTTACGAATAATCGTATTGTTAGAATATTTCCAAATGGAGATATCGATAACTCATTTAATAGTGGAGATGGATTTAATGGACAGGTTAGTGCATTGGCCATTCAATCCGATCAAAAAATAATTGTCGCAGGAACATTTACAAAATATAATGGATCTTCCGTCAATGCTAGTAGAATTGTCCGAATTCTTCCAAACGGAGCAAGAGATCCTGATTTTAATATTGGTTTAGGCGCAGACTCTTTCATAGAAAGTTTGGTTGTGCAAAAAGATGGGAAAGTACTCGTAGGAGGTCGTTTTAAAACTTTCAATAATATACCCTTTGCAGGTTTAGTAAGATTAAATCAAGATGGAAGTATTGACGAGAGCTTTAATATAGGAGTTGGTTTTGATAAATATGTTTTTGCAATTGCACTTCAATCCAATCAGAAGATTATTGTAGGTGGTTCTTTTTTGACTTTTAATGAGGTTTCACAAAAGCGTATTGTTCGGTTAAACAAAGACGGAAGTTTTGATGATACCTTCGATTCAGGTAGTGGCTTCAATAAAGGAGATGTTCGTGCTATTTTAGTGCAGCCAGATGATAGAATTTGGGTAGGAGGAACTTTTTCTGGAACATATAATGCCATTTCTTCTTCTAGATTGATCCGGTTATCATCTTCAGGAATCTTTGATAATTCTTTCGTAGCACCACTAAACAACACCTTGTATGCGATGAATTTTAATGAAGATTATAAATTGATAATTGGAGGAAATTTTAACTCCGTTTCGGGCAAGTCAAAACATAGAATAGCTCGTTTAAAATTTTGCATTAATACAACAACTTGGAATGGAACTTCATGGTCAAACGGTTTTCCTTCCGCAGGAAAAGAGGTATACTTTAAAGAAAATTTTCAAAATTTGACTACTACTAATATTTGCGGATGTAATATAGACAGTGGAAAAACGGTTACTTTGCTTGAGAATAATACATTAGGAATTGAGTTTGCCTATACTGGCCAAGGAATACTGGTTTTAGAAAATGCCGCCAGTCTATATCAAGATGACGATGATATAGTAAACACCGGAATTGTTCATGCAAAAAGAAAAACAAAACCCGTAATCCGATTCGATCTTACTTATTGGTCTTCGCCAGTAGCAAATATGAAATTATGTGATTTTTCGCCAGAAACATATTTTGATAAATATTTATGGTTTGATCCAATCTTAGGATGGAAAACAAATCTTTACGGAACATTCACTATGGATCCAGGGCATGGATACAGTGTCAGAGCACCTCAAAGTTTTTCTAATAGTGAGCGAGGAATATTTGAAGGTGTTTTTAAAGGAATTCCAAATAATGGTAAAATAAAAGTTGAATTTATTGCACCAGAGCGGTATTATTTCGTTGGTAATCCATACCCTTGTGCAATAAATGCAGATGATTTCTTAAGGGGTAATGCTCCAAAAACAAAAGGAACGTTATATTTCTGGACACACAATACGCCGCCCAGAATAACGATACCCGGAACTAATACCGCTCGTTATAGCAATGATGATTATGCAGTTTATAATTTACTAGGCGGAGTTGGCACAAGTTCAGCTTTAAATTCGGAATAA
- a CDS encoding T9SS sorting signal type C domain-containing protein translates to MRVRDRNTSFFRPAPNSEVKSINEKYRFWLNIRNNGNEFKQILLGYATEASNSLDLMYDAEYLSSGTAVDFYSIIEDKKLVIQGRELPFSENDSISLGYKTTINDSFKVEIDHQDDFFNDKPIFLVDKNLNLVHNLSEGPYQFTSEVGTFHNRFSIIYNDKTLGNATFKDNSNNVLISAKNQIINIESTKENISEIIIFDVLGNQIYKEDKLETKKIAVQKLISSHQVLFVKVIFESGKSNSKKVIF, encoded by the coding sequence ATGAGAGTCAGAGATAGAAATACTTCTTTTTTTCGACCAGCTCCAAATTCAGAAGTGAAATCGATTAATGAAAAGTATCGATTTTGGCTAAACATTAGAAATAATGGAAATGAATTTAAACAGATCTTATTAGGCTACGCGACAGAAGCTTCAAATTCTTTAGATTTAATGTATGATGCAGAATATTTGAGTTCAGGAACGGCAGTAGATTTTTATAGTATAATAGAAGATAAAAAGTTAGTGATTCAGGGGCGTGAATTGCCTTTTTCGGAGAATGATTCAATTTCTTTAGGATATAAAACGACTATTAATGATAGTTTTAAAGTAGAAATCGATCATCAAGATGATTTTTTTAATGACAAACCTATTTTTTTAGTAGATAAAAATTTAAATCTGGTTCATAATCTTTCTGAAGGGCCTTATCAATTTACGTCTGAGGTCGGAACTTTCCATAATCGTTTTTCGATAATTTACAATGATAAAACTTTAGGAAATGCAACTTTTAAGGATAATTCTAATAACGTTTTAATATCTGCTAAAAATCAGATTATAAATATCGAATCTACCAAAGAAAATATAAGCGAGATTATAATATTTGATGTTTTGGGAAATCAAATCTATAAAGAAGATAAACTTGAAACTAAAAAAATTGCTGTTCAAAAGTTGATCTCTTCTCATCAGGTTTTATTTGTAAAAGTCATTTTTGAAAGTGGCAAATCCAATTCAAAAAAGGTAATTTTTTAA